Proteins encoded in a region of the Tubulanus polymorphus chromosome 10, tnTubPoly1.2, whole genome shotgun sequence genome:
- the LOC141912209 gene encoding uncharacterized protein LOC141912209: MKLICLMVLFVAVCGTLAARNKYRKRDMYHGDDDDDGECQISHQKNRVLRASERLGGKVVGKFLEVLSCEDGDKIENLAATLESFFYDYEFGKKLCKVFTTLLKHQMISIDHVIEHLKSGIKELNNTYQTMLSAESGHTGHHDDSTYHGSHGGSYGSPSYGGSDDYGDDSTYHGSHGGSYESHGYGGTSDYGINSPYHGSHGGSYESHGYGGTSDYGINSPYHGSHGGSYGSHGYEGTGDYGINSTYYAS; the protein is encoded by the exons ATGAAGTTAATATGTTTAATGGTTCTGTTCGTGGCAGTGTGCGGTACTCTGGCTGCCAGGAACAAATACAGGAAACGAGATATGTATCAtggagatgatgatgatgatggcgaATGCCAAATTTCTCATCAGAAG AATCGGGTCTTGCGTGCTTCGGAAAGACTTGGTGGTAAAGTTGTCGGCAAGTTCCTCGAGGTTTTATCCTGTGAAGATGGGGACAAAATTGAGAATCTCGCTGCGACGTTAGAGTCCTTCTTCTACGATTATGAATTCGGCAAAAAATTGTGCAAGGTTTTCACGACGCTGCTCAAGCACCAAATGATATCAATCGATCATGTGATCGAACATCTGAAATCAGGCATTAAAGAGTTGAATAACACGTACCAGACAATGTTGTCTGCCGAAAGCGGGCACACAGGTCACCATGATGATTCGACCTATCATGGATCACATGGAGGTTCATATGGGAGTCCGAGTTATGGAGGTTCTGACGATTACGGGGATGATTCGACCTATCATGGATCACATGGAGGTTCATATGAAAGTCATGGTTATGGAGGTACTAGCGATTACGGGATAAATTCGCCCTATCATGGATCACATGGAGGTTCATATGAAAGTCATGGTTATGGAGGTACTAGCGATTACGGGATAAATTCGCCCTATCATGGATCACATGGAGGTTCATATGGGAGTCATGGTTATGAAGGTACTGGCGATTACGGGATAAATTCGACCTATTATGCAAGTTAG